One stretch of Ananas comosus cultivar F153 linkage group 6, ASM154086v1, whole genome shotgun sequence DNA includes these proteins:
- the LOC109712088 gene encoding U-box domain-containing protein 11-like → MASSSSEMRAAAALAGAVREISALGGGGPAAASGELGAERLRLARKVSLLSHLLDEIVEFLAGKGAAAEASSSAADPMLCLEELLRALETAKRFLLLGLSPPPSPPLHLENAASDVRRKYIALQLKYVTWQLERALGNFPFDYFGVSDEIQEQVELVRVQLRRGMEKKGTPDVNIFSEIHGVLYCRGEDIQRQVSTESVKLETENIGDYIQILREIVVDINGKSSLDYEGMVYKLIERFEKPQVVDSTKSVKAPHRVKKSTNEAKKPESLVIPEDFRCPISLELMRDPVIVSTGQTYDRAYIQRWIDCGNQTCPKTQQRLQNLILTPNYVLKSLIMQWCEKNRIEQPGKSISGWIRKNDGSYEVSGDRMAIDALIRNLCSSSLEEQRSAAAEIRSMAKRSTESRILLSEAGAISALVNTLSSKDPKLQEHAVTSLLNLSIYDPNKELIVLAGAILPIIQVLKMGSMEARENAAAAIFSLSLTDENKITIGSTQGVMEALVGLLKGGSTRGKKDAATALFNLCIYQANKVHAVKAGILKPLVEMLQDSSGNGMVDEALTILSVLVSHKECKAAIAKANMIPLLVDLLRTGQPRNKENAAAVLLALCKKDAENLACIGGLGAATPLTELTKSGTDRAKRKATSLLEHLGKLQML, encoded by the exons ATGGCGTCGTCCTCGTCGGAGatgcgcgcggcggcggcgctcgcgGGGGCGGTTCGGGAGATCTCGGCGCTCGGCGGCGGtggccccgccgccgcctccggcgaGCTCGGGGCCGAGCGCCTCCGCCTCGCCCGCAAGGTCTCGCTCCTCTCCCACCTCCTCGACGAGATTGTGGAGTTCCTCGCCGGAAAAGGTGCCGCGGCGGAGGCCTCGTCCTCGGCGGCGGATCCGATGTTGTGCTTAGAGGAGCTGCTTCGGGCGCTGGAGACGGCGAAGAGGTTCCTCCTCCTCGGCCTATCacctccgccttcgccgccgcTGCATTTAGAGAATGCTGCCTCT gATGTGAGGCGCAAATATATAGCACTGCAGTTAAAATACGTCACTTGGCAGCTGGAGAGGGCTCTTGGAAACtttccttttgattattttggaGTATCAGATGAGATCCAAGAACAG GTTGAGCTGGTTCGTGTTCAGCTTAGACGAGGGATGGAGAAGAAAGGGACTCCTGATGTAAATATATTTTCAGAAATTCATGGTGTTTTATACTGCCGTGGTGAAGATATTCAAAGACAAGTGTCAACTGAATCTGTGAAATTGGAGACAGAAAACATTGGGgactatattcaaattttgcgAGAAATTGTTGTAGACATAAATGGGAAGTCTTCACTGGATTATGAGGGAATGGTATATAAGCTAATTGAAAGATTTGAGAAGCCTCAAGTTGTCGACTCAACTAAATCTGTCAAAGCCCCTCACAGAGTGAAGAAGAGcacaaacgaagccaaaaaacCTGAGTCCCTGGTGATTCCTGAGGATTTTCGTTGCCCAATATCTCTAGAACTGATGAGAGATCCTGTTATTGTATCCACAGGCCAG ACATATGACAGGGCTTATATCCAAAGATGGATTGACTGtggcaaccaaacatgcccaaaGACTCAGCAGAGGCTTCAGAACCTTATTCTGACCCCTAATTATGTGTTGAAAAGCTTAATTATGCAATGGTGTGAGAAGAACAGGATCGAGCAGCCAGGTAAATCTATTAGTGGATGGATAAGAAAGAACGACGGCTCATATGAGGTTAGTGGGGACAGAATGGCTATTGATGCACTAATTCGCAATCTCTGCAGCAGTTCTTTGGAAGAGCAGAGATCTGCTGCTGCTGAAATACGGTCGATGGCAAAAAGAAGCACGGAAAGCCGTATCCTGCTGTCTGAGGCTGGAGCTATCTCGGCTCTTGTGAATACCTTATCCTCAAAAGATCCCAAACTCCAAGAACATGCGGTAACTTCTCTATTGAACCTATCTATATATGACCCTAACAAGGAACTTATAGTACTGGCCGGGGCTATTCTTCCTATTATCCAAGTGCTTAAGATGGGTAGCATGGAGGCGAGAGAAAATGCGGCAGCTGCCATATTTAGCTTATCGCTCACTGACGAGAATAAGATTACAATAGGAAGCACACAAGGAGTAATGGAGGCTTTAGTTGGCCTGCTAAAAGGTGGGAGTACAAGAGGAAAGAAGGATGCCGCAACTGCTCTCTTCAACTTGTGTATTTACCAAGCAAACAAGGTTCATGCAGTGAAGGCAGGGATTCTGAAGCCTTTAGTTGAGATGCTTCAGGATTCATCAGGCAATGGCATGGTCGATGAAGCATTGACTATTTTATCTGTCCTTGTGAGCCACAAAGAGTGTAAGGCCGCAATAGCCAAGGCTAATATGATACCCCTTTTGGTTGATTTGCTAAGAACTGGTCAGCCGCGAAACAAGGAGAATGCAGCAGCTGTTTTGCTCGCACTTTGCAAGAAAGATGCTGAGAACCTTGCTTGCATAGGAGGACTCGGCGCTGCCACACCGCTAACTGAGCTCACGAAGAGTGGCACGGACAGAGCAAAGCGCAAAGCTACTTCTCTCTTGGAGCATCTTGGTAAGTTGCAGATGCTCTGA
- the LOC109712242 gene encoding 3-ketoacyl-CoA synthase 6-like, whose amino-acid sequence MATDPLPPLLSSVKLKYVKLGYQYLVNHILTVLLVPVMAAICVELGRRGPGEMAALWRQFRELDVVHVLCGAFVCIIAGTVYALSSPRAVYLVDFACFRPTRDCRVPFATFLEHARLLPYFDERTVRFMVRILERSGLGEETCLPPANHYIPPQRSMAAARAEAELVIFSAVDELLAKTRVTAKDIDIVVVNCSLFSPTPSLSAMVVNRYGLRSNVLSFNLSGMGCSAGLISVDLARDLLQARRDAYALVVSTEIITPNYYTGMERAMLLPNCLFRMGAAALLLTNRRAERARAKYRLCHVVRTHKGGDDGAHRCVYQEEDEEGIVGIRLSKDLMAVAGEALRANITTIGPLVLPASEQLLFLLSLVARKVFGLRWKPYIPDFRQAFDHFCVHAGGRAVIDELQKSLRLRDEDVEASRMALHRFGNTSSSSLWYELAYIESKGRMRRGHRVWMIGFGSGFKCNSAVWRCLRTVRGPVDGPWASTIHRYPVHVPDVVKLS is encoded by the coding sequence ATGGCGACGGATCCATTGCCGCCCTTGTTGAGCTCGGTGAAGCTCAAGTACGTGAAGCTGGGGTACCAGTACCTGGTGAACCACATCCTGACGGTGCTGCTGGTGCCGGTGATGGCGGCGATCTGCGTGGAGCTGGGGCGGCGCGGGCCGGGGGAGATGGCGGCGCTGTGGCGGCAGTTCCGCGAGCTGGACGTGGTGCACGTGCTGTGCGGGGCGTTCGTGTGCATCATAGCGGGGACGGTGTACGCGCTGTCGAGCCCGCGGGCGGTGTACCTGGTGGACTTCGCGTGCTTCCGGCCGACGCGCGACTGCCGGGTGCCGTTCGCGACGTTCCTGGAGCACGCGCGGCTGCTGCCCTACTTCGACGAGCGGACGGTGCGGTTCATGGTGCGGATCCTGGAGCGGTCGGGGCTGGGGGAGGAGACGTGCCTGCCGCCGGCGAACCACTACATCCCGCCGCAGCGCAGCAtggcggcggcgcgggcggAGGCGGAGCTGGTGATCTTCTCGGCCGTGGACGAGCTGCTGGCGAAGACGCGGGTGACGGCGAAGGACATCGACATCGTGGTGGTGAACTGCAGCCTCTTCTCGCCGACGCCGTCGCTGTCGGCGATGGTGGTGAACCGGTACGGGCTGCGGAGCAACGTGCTGAGCTTCAACCTGTCCGGGATGGGCTGCAGCGCGGGGCTGATCTCGGTGGACCTGGCGCGGGACCTGCTGCAGGCGCGGCGCGACGCCTACGCGCTGGTGGTGTCGACGGAGATCATCACCCCGAACTACTACACGGGGATGGAGCGCGCGATGCTGCTGCCCAACTGCCTCTTCCGGATGGGCGCCGCCGCCCTGCTGCTCACCAACCGCCGCGCCGAGCGCGCGCGCGCCAAGTACCGGCTGTGCCACGTGGTGCGCACGCACAAGGGCGGCGACGACGGGGCCCACCGGTGCGTGTAccaggaggaggacgaggaggggATCGTGGGGATCCGGCTGTCGAAGGACCTGATGGCCGTGGCCGGGGAAGCCCTCCGCGCGAACATCACGACGATCGGGCCGCTGGTGCTGCCGGCGTCGGAGCAGCTGCTGTTCCTGCTGTCGCTGGTGGCGCGCAAGGTGTTCGGGCTGCGCTGGAAGCCCTACATCCCGGACTTCAGGCAGGCCTTCGACCACTTCTGCGTGCACGCCGGGGGGAGGGCGGTGATCGACGAGCTGCAGAAGAGCCTGCGCCTGCGGGACGAGGACGTGGAGGCCTCGCGCATGGCGCTGCACCGCTTCGGCAACACCTCCTCCAGCTCCCTCTGGTACGAGCTCGCCTACATCGAGTCCAAGGGCCGCATGCGCCGCGGCCACCGCGTCTGGATGATCGGCTTCGGCAGCGGCTTCAAGTGCAACAGCGCCGTCTGGCGCTGCCTCCGCACCGTCCGCGGCCCCGTCGACGGGCCCTGGGCCTCCACCATCCACCGCTACCCGGTCCACGTCCCCGACGTCGTCAAGCTCTCCTAG
- the LOC109711224 gene encoding uncharacterized protein LOC109711224, which yields MKLDCFGMGNRRRTCFATKLLNGVAASLYQLSSSNCKEIEILKPSLGCCNKCQTSLCTEIQQCVHWSSWLHNVRVIRRADLRSAPMNHRNCFEALDRSLRDILCTGETTPPDKLFGAKYCEMEYISLKNLTLTQQHVKIKIRVSRIWESTTPQLKKDILSLDCLLIDEEGYAMQATIRKHDATTFRALFSEDVIGNIVATGTISFTYVGQERTAIRKLQIGNLEDETLSVTLWDKFAIDFNDNQHQEKVDGPAIVVFASMSVRTYRDQLYISTCSA from the exons atgaaattggattgctttggaatgggaaATAGAAGGAGAACATGTTTCGCTACAAAATTG TTGAACGGAGTAGCTGCTTCTTTATATCAACTCTCATCCTCGAACTGCAAAGAAATCGAAATTCTCAAGCCAAGCCTTGGATGCTGCAATAAATGTCAGACCAGTCTTTGTACAGAGATTCaaca ATGTGTTCATTGGAGTTCGTGGCTGCACAATGTTAGAGTAATTAGGAGGGCTGATTTGCGCAGTG CACCAATGAATCACAGGAAttgctttgaagctttggaTAGATCATTGAGGGATATTTTGTGTACCGGCGAAACAACACCCCCGGATAAACTTTTTGGAG CAAAATATTGCGAAATGGAATATATATCTCTAAAGAATTTGACACTGACACAACAACatgtcaaaatcaaaatcagagtCAGCCGAATTTGGGAATCGACAACGCCACAGCTTAAGAAAGATATTCTTAGCCTAGATTGCCTTCTTATAGATGAAGAG ggATATGCAATGCAAGCAACCATTCGCAAACATGATGCAACCACTTTTAGAGCATTATTTTCTGAAG ATGTTATCGGAAATATTGTAGCGACGGGTACAATTTCTTTTACATATGTAGGACAAGAACGAACTGCAATAAGAAAATTGCAGATTGGAAACTTAGA GGATGAAACATTATCCGTGACATTATGGGACAAATTTGCTATTGATTTTAATGATAACCAGCATCAGGAAAAAGTCGATGGTCCAGCTATTGTTGTTTTTGCAAGTATGAGTGTGCGAACCTACAGAG ATCAGCTCTATATATCAACATGTTcagcataa